A region of Lycium barbarum isolate Lr01 chromosome 1, ASM1917538v2, whole genome shotgun sequence DNA encodes the following proteins:
- the LOC132627877 gene encoding nudix hydrolase 2-like: MAKLVFQNGFKKDELLPAVNDDHMEKFVFQNGFKKDQLLSAVNDDHGGVIVDLKEPMDPNTFQNMLTASLSKWKLQGKKGVWIKVPIELVNLVETAVKEGFWYHHAEPHYLMLVYWIPETENTIPANASHRVGIGAIVLNEKRELLVVQENSGRLKGTAVWKIPTGVVEEGEDIFEGAIREVKEETGIDAEFLEVLAFRQTHKALFGKSDLFFICMMRPLSFDIQKQDLEIEAAQWMPVEEYAAQPFVQKHVLFKYINDLCLTKSERSYPGFTPVPITSFFDATTSFLYLNKDGLDQERSAIHL, translated from the exons ATGGCGAAACTCGTGTTTCAAAATGGTTTCAAGAAGGATGAATTGCTTCCTGCGGTAAATGATGATCATATGGAAAAATTCGTGTTTCAAAATGGTTTCAAGAAGGATCAATTGCTTTCTGCTGTAAATGATGATCATGGAGGAGTTATAGTAGACTTGAAGGAGCCTATGGACCCCAATACCTTTCAAAACATGCTTACAGCTTCATTATCCAAGTGGAAGTTGCAG GGGAAGAAGGGTGTGTGGATTAAAGTGCCGATTGAACTTGTAAATTTGGTTGAAACTGCAGTTAAG GAAGGGTTTTGGTATCACCATGCAGAACCTCATTACCTGATGCTTGTGTATTGGATTCCTGAAACTGAGAATACCATCCCTGCAAATGCCTCACACCGAGTGGGTATTGGCGCTATAGTCTTAAATGAGAAAAGAGAG TTGCTTGTAGTCCAAGAAAATAGCGGCAGATTAAAGGGAACTGCCGTATGGAAGATCCCTACTGGCGTTGTTGAGGAG GGCGAGGATATATTTGAAGGCGCGATAAGGGAAGTAAAAGAAGAGACAGGA ATTGATGCTGAATTTCTGGAAGTTCTTGCATTCAG GCAAACACACAAGGCATTGTTTGGCAAGTCAGACTTATTCTTTATTTGCATGATGCGCCCTTTATCATTTGACATTCAAAAACAAGATTTAGAAATTGAGGCAGCTCAG TGGATGCCCGTTGAAGAGTATGCAGCTCAACCTTTCGTTCAGAAACATGTCCTTTTCAAGTACATTAATGATTTATGCCTCACAAAGTCTGAAAGGAGTTACCCGGGATTTACTCCTGTGCCGATAACATCATTTTTCGATGCTACTACGAGTTTCCTGTATCTGAATAAGGATGGTCTGGACCAGGAAAGATCTGCAATTCATCTCTGA